From the genome of Spinacia oleracea cultivar Varoflay chromosome 2, BTI_SOV_V1, whole genome shotgun sequence, one region includes:
- the LOC110785106 gene encoding transcription factor MYC2-like, producing the protein MDENMMISSSSSSSLISASPVTSQQKLQFLLQNQQHWWNYAIFWQTCTNKIDNASCSLSLVWGEGHFQGIKTPLPKPKKKPNFSGFDLHVDFDEGMSSMDDVVTTDAEWFYMTSPSKVYPFKQRSSHSGGSGSATSAGTLAKAFTTGSLVWLSGAHSLRFYNCERAKEAHSHGLQTLVCIPVPNGVLELGSAEVIKENWALIQQAHSLFGPLSNLDMGPMKPEFSIGGNVGGGGGDGVGVSGGVISFYDSGLVGTISTDQAQPSSMGSFEDYDSDEPMSQQRAVKKRGRRPGTAREGQAAGVNHVEAERQRREKMNSRFYALRSVVPTVTRMDKASLLADAVDYINELKDKINNLESQLRVVKVPSYNDCNYDNQSVISNNNNNGVVNCRVPLEVEVRVLGNEAMIRVQCEKVNHPAARLMGVLKQLKLEVHHASVSTVEETMVQDVVIVNVPYELKNDAVIKSAIISRLDQ; encoded by the coding sequence ATGGATGAAAACATGATGATTTCCTCATCTTCCTCCTCTTCTTTGATTTCAGCATCTCCAGTAACAAGTCAACAAAAACTTCAGTTTTTACTGCAAAACCAGCAACACTGGTGGAATTATGCCATTTTTTGGCAAACTTGTACAAATAAAATTGACAACGCTAGTTGTTCACTTTCCCTTGTTTGGGGAGAGGGCCATTTCCAGGGTATCAAAACCCCGTTACCTAAGCCCAAGAAGAAGCCCAACTTCTCGGGTTTTGACCTTCACGTTGACTTTGATGAAGGCATGTCTTCTATGGATGATGTTGTCACTACTGATGCTGAGTGGTTTTACATGACGTCACCTTCAAAGGTTTACCCCTTCAAGCAAAGATCAAGTCATTCAGGTGGGAGTGGGAGTGCCACATCAGCAGGTACTCTAGCTAAGGCTTTTACTACTGGTTCTTTGGTTTGGTTGAGTGGGGCCCATTCACTCCGTTTCTATAACTGTGAACGGGCCAAGGAAGCCCACTCTCACGGCCTTCAAACCCTTGTGTGCATACCCGTTCCTAATGGGGTTCTTGAGTTGGGCTCGGCGGAGGTGATTAAGGAGAATTGGGCTTTAATACAGCAGGCCCATTCTCTGTTTGGGCCTTTATCTAACCTTGATATGGGCCCAATGAAGCCCGAGTTTAGCATTGGTGGTaatgttggtggtggtggtggtgatggtgttGGTGTTAGTGGTGGTGTTATTTCTTTTTATGACTCGGGCTTGGTCGGTACAATCAGTACCGACCAAGCTCAACCCAGCTCAATGGGTTCGTTTGAGGATTATGACTCGGACGAGCCCATGAGCCAGCAAAGGGCGGTGAAGAAGAGGGGAAGGAGGCCTGGCACGGCACGTGAAGGCCAGGCCGCAGGTGTGAACCACGTGGAAGCCGAGcggcagaggagagagaaaatgaatagCCGGTTTTACGCGCTCCGGTCGGTGGTTCCAACGGTTACTAGGATGGATAAAGCATCCTTACTCGCCGATGCCGTGGATTACATAAATGAATTAAAGGATAAAATCAATAACCTAGAGTCACAACTCAGAGTAGTAaaagtccctagctacaacgATTGCAATTATGATAACCAAAGTGTGATtagtaataacaataataatggtGTTGTTAATTGTAGGGTCCCACTTGAGGTTGAAGTTAGGGTTTTAGGAAACGAGGCGATGATTAGGGTTCAATGTGAGAAAGTTAATCATCCAGCAGCAAGGTTAATGGGTGTACTTAAACAACTGAAATTAGAAGTTCATCATGCGAGTGTTTCGACTGTTGAAGAGACGATGGTTCAAGATGTTGTGATTGTTAATGTTCCATATGAGTTGAAGAATGACGCTGTTATCAAATCTGCTATCATTAGTAGGTTAGACCAATaa
- the LOC110785115 gene encoding uncharacterized protein: MKDDQDHHHQQHHHPFHHRRFWKLSGNYLRNPKPAAYLILLILTYALGYFTASPSLSSNQITTTAATSSSTPTVSTTLTTCNCPPAASPPILDKNNDHNRFGPECANPIPPELTRSTILNRVFNGTSPYDNFPPPHLANLLLPKRVKGWGSNGAVFENLINKVRPKVIIEVGTFLGASATHMAGLTRQLGLDTQILCLDDFRGWLGFRDRTEYVPIQNGDVLLMAQFLQNVVYYNATESILPIPFSTGSTLQKLCEMGVMADLIEVDAGHDFHSAWSDINWAHKLLRPGGVMFGHDYHTKYDNRGVRRAVDLFAKVHGFKVKVDGQHWVIE; encoded by the coding sequence ATGAAAGACGATCAAGATCATCATCACCAGCAGCATCATCATCCTTTCCACCATAGAAGATTCTGGAAACTTTCCGGAAATTATCTACGTAACCCAAAGCCCGCGGCGTATCTTATCCTCCTTATCTTAACGTACGCACTTGGCTATTTTACCGCCtcaccttctctctcctccaatcaAATTACTACTACTGCTGCTACTTCTTCATCGACTCCAACTGTATCCACAACCTTAACGACTTGTAACTGCCCTCCGGCCGCGTCGCCACCGATTCTCGACAAGAACAACGATCACAATCGGTTTGGACCGGAGTGTGCGAACCCGATTCCACCTGAGTTAACCCGGTCCACTATTTTGAACCGAGTTTTCAACGGGACCTCCCCGTACGATAACTTCCCTCCGCCCCACTTGGCGAATTTACTACTTCCCAAGAGAGTCAAAGGGTGGGGATCAAACGGTGCCGTTTTCGAGAACCTTATCAACAAAGTTCGCCCAAAGGTGATCATCGAAGTCGGAACATTCTTAGGCGCGTCAGCAACCCACATGGCCGGGTTGACTCGTCAACTCGGTCTCGACACGCAAATTCTCTGCCTCGACGATTTTAGGGGTTGGCTTGGGTTTCGAGACCGAACCGAATACGTCCCCATCCAAAACGGCGACGTATTGCTGATGGCTCAATTCCTCCAAAATGTTGTGTACTACAACGCGACCGAGTCGATACTGCCGATTCCGTTCTCGACTGGGTCAACTCTGCAGAAACTTTGCGAGATGGGGGTAATGGCGGATTTGATAGAGGTGGATGCGGGTCACGACTTTCATTCGGCTTGGTCGGATATAAACTGGGCCCACAAGCTGCTTAGGCCAGGTGGGGTGATGTTTGGGCATGATTATCATACAAAGTATGATAATAGAGGTGTTAGGAGAGCCGTTGATTTGTTTGCTAAGGTTCATGGGTTTAAGGTTAAGGTTGATGGTCAACACTGGGTCATTGAATGA
- the LOC110786734 gene encoding GRF1-interacting factor 2 → MQQPTPSMMSVMPAFPPANITTEQIQKYLDENKKLILAILDNQNLGKLAECAQYQAQLQKNLMYLAAIADAQPQVAAVPAQVAPHPAMQQGAYYMQQQAAAAMAQQQGVFPPRMPAQFTNPLHEQQLQQQHQQQPHVHHQQQANPGQMNFRPAGPSDGIHPMQPEAMHGGGNGGGPPVSSDTRGGNKQDGPEVGSTGDGQGNLGGGAGRDSEGEP, encoded by the exons atgcaGCAGCCAACTCCTTCAATGATGTCTGTTATGCCTGCGTTTCCTCCAGCTAATATCACTACTGAGCAGATTCAAAAG TATCTTGATGAGAACAAAAAGTTGATCCTGGCTATATTGGATAATCAAAACCTTGGGAAGCTAGCTGAGTGTGCTCA ATATCAAGCACAGCTTCAGAAAAACTTGATGTATCTGGCTGCAATAGCTGATGCTCAGCCTCAGGTGGCTGCAGTACCTGCCCAA GTGGCCCCACATCCTGCTATGCAACAAGGAGCATACTACATGCAGCAGCAAGCGGCTGCTGCAATGGCTCAACAGCAAGGTGTTTTCCCTCCTAGGATGCCCGCACAGTTCACAAATCCACTTCATgagcaacaacttcagcaacaACATCAGCAACAACCTCATGTACACCACCAGCAGCAGGCCAACCCTGGGCAAATGAACTTTAGACCCGCGGGACCTAGTGATGGGATACATCCCATGCAACCTGAAGCGATGCATGGGGGTGGTAACGGTGGTGGGCCACCTGTGTCAAGTGACACACGTGGTGGAAACAAGCAAGATGGCCCTGAGGTAGGGTCCACAGGGGACGGACAAGGAAATCTGGGTGGGGGTGCCGGACGCGATAGTGAAGGGGAACCATGA